The Thalassococcus arenae genome includes the window CCATGTCTGACACCTATGCCCCATCTCGGGAAACGGTGACCCGAGCGCATGTTGACGCGGCGAAGTACGATGCGCTGTATGCGGCGTCGGTTTCGGATCCGGAGGGGTTCTGGGGCGAGCAGGCGGGTCGGGTCGACTGGATCAAGGCGCCGACGCGG containing:
- a CDS encoding acetyl-coenzyme A synthetase N-terminal domain-containing protein — translated: MSDTYAPSRETVTRAHVDAAKYDALYAASVSDPEGFWGEQAGRVDWIKAPTR